A stretch of the Medicago truncatula cultivar Jemalong A17 chromosome 5, MtrunA17r5.0-ANR, whole genome shotgun sequence genome encodes the following:
- the LOC11435173 gene encoding serine/threonine-protein kinase TOUSLED, with product MNCKYVLKELKELKDLEEQMKPKRTKIISDLLISVSKTERQEARLKVRQDSLRLGNVGVIRAGTVLSETWEDGQALKDLNAQLKQLLETKEAIERQRKLFKKKQSDKGDGIDAEAGLLEDILIHEEIYKSRLASIKREEELVLRERDCYELEKGRLIREMKRIRDDDGSRFNNFQILNHRYALLNLLGKGGFSEVYKAFDLVEHRYVACKLHGLNAQWSEEKKQSYIRHAIREYNIHKTLVHRHIVRLWDIFEIDPNTFCTVLEYCSGKDLDAVLKATPILPEKEARVILVQIFQGLIYMNKRALKIIHYDLKPGNVLFDELGIAKVTDFGLSKIVENDVGSQGMELTSQGAGTYWYLPPECFELSKTPLISSKVDVWSSGILFYQMLFGRRPFGHDQTQERILREDTIIKARKVEFPSRPTVSNEAKEFIRRCLTYNQAERPDVLTIAQDPYLTYVKK from the exons ATGAATTGTAAATACGTATTAAAG GAACTAAAGGAATTGAAAGATCTTGAGGAGCAAATGAAACCTAAG agaacaaaaataatatcCGATTTGCTGATATCAGTTTCAAAGACTGAGAGACAAGAAGCAAGACTAAAAGTACGACAGGACTCATTGAGACTCGGAAATGTTGGTGTAATCAG AGCTGGAACTGTCTTATCTGAGACCTGGGAAGATGGTCAGGCGTTAAAGGATCTGAATGCCCAGCTT AAACAACTACTCGAAACAAAGGAGGCAATTGAGCGCCAGCGCAAGTTATTCAAGAAAAAACAATCTG ATAAGGGTGATGGAATAGATGCAGAGGCTGGATTGCTGGAAGATATTCTCATTCACGAGGAAATCTATAAGTCTCGACTAGCCAGCATTAAACGG GAAGAAGAACTTGTTTTGCGAGAGAGGGACTGCTACGAACTAGAGAAGGGAAGACTAATTCGTGAAATGAAACGCATTCGGGATGATGATGGTTCACGGTTCAACAATTTTCAGATTCTAAACCATCGTTACGCCCTTCTAAACCTTCTTGGAAAGGGAGGATTCAGCGAGGTGTACAAG GCTTTTGATTTGGTGGAGCATAGATATGTTGCATGCAAGCTTCATGGTTTAAATGCTCAATGGAGTGAAGAGAAGAAGCAAAGTTACATAAGGCATGCAATTCGGGAGTATAATATTCACAAGACCTTGGTCCATCGTCATATTGTTCGTTTATGGGACATCTTTGAGATTGATCCAAATACATTCTGCACTGTTCTAGAGTATTGCAGCG GGAAAGATCTTGATGCTGTTCTTAAAGCAACACCTATATTGCCTGAGAAGGAGGCTAGAGTCATTTTAGTTCAGATTTTCCAAGGCCTTATTTACATGAATAAAAGAGCACTGAAGATTATCCATTATGATTTAAAGCCTGGAAATGTTTTGTTTGATGAGCTTGGTATTGCCAAAGTGACTGATTTTGGTCTTAGCAAGATTGTGGAGAATGACGTGGGATCCCAGGGTATGGAACTTACATCCCAGGGGGCTGGAACGTATTG GTATTTGCCTCCTGAATGCTTTGAGCTCAGCAAGACGCCTCTTATATCATCCAag GTTGATGTCTGGTCTagtggtattttgttttatcaaATGCTATTCGGCAGACGTCCTTTCGGACATGACCAAACACAAGAGAGAATACTTCGTGAAGACACAATTATTAAGGCACGCAAGGTTGAATTTCCCTCAAGACCTACTGTTTCTAATGAGGCAAAG GAATTTATACGGCGGTGTCTGACATATAACCAGGCTGAGAGACCAGATGTATTGACCATTGCTCAAGATCCATATCTCACATACGTGAAGAAGTAG
- the LOC11435174 gene encoding receptor-like protein 9DC3 — MGSFFILLPYFAFHFFLLLLLTHFTSYTLSLCNHHDSSALLQFKNSFSVNTSSQPDIWSRCSSFSSRTESWKNNTDCCKWDGVTCDTESDYVIGLDLSCNNLKGELHPNSTIFQLRRLQQLNLAFNNFSWSSIPIGVGDLVKLTHLNLSNCYLNGNIPSTISHLSKLVSLDLSSYWYEQVGLKLNSFIWKKLIHNATNLRDLHLNGVNMSSIGESSLSMLKNLSSSLVSLSLRNTVLQGNISSDILSLPNLQRLDLSFNQNLSGQLPKSNWSTPLRYLDLSYTAFSGEIPYSIGQLKYLTRLDFSWCNFDGMVPLSLWNLTQLTYLDLSNNKLNGFIGEFSTYSLQSLHLSNNNLQGHFPNSIFQLQNLTELYLSSTNLSGVVDFHQFSKLKKLWHLVLSHNTFLAINTDSSADSILPNLVDLELSNANINSFPKFLAQLPNLQSLDLSNNNIHGKIPKWFHKKLLNSWKDIQDLDLSFNKLQGDLPIPPSSIGYFSLSNNNFTGNISSTFCNASYLNVLNLAHNNLTGMIPQCLGTLTSLNVLDMQMNNLYGNIPRTFSKENAFQTIKLNGNQLEGPLPQSLSHCSFLEVLDLGDNNIEDTFPNWLETLQELQVLSLRSNNLHGAITCSSTKHSFPKLRIFDVSINNFSGPLPTSCIKNFQGMMNVNDSQIGLQYKGDGYYYNDSVVVTVKGFFIELTRILTAFTTIDLSNNMFEGEIPQVIGELNSLKGLNLSNNGITGSIPQSLGHLRKLEWLDLSCNQLTGEIPVALTNLNFLSVLKLSQNHLEGIIPKGQQFNTFGNDSYEGNTMLCGFPLSRLCKNDEDLPPHSTSEDEEESGFGWKAVAIGYGCGAISGFLLGYNVFFFTGKPQWLVRIVENMFNIRLKRTNNRYCANRRRMN, encoded by the exons ATGGGGTCCTTTTTTATTCTATTGCCTTATTTTGCCTTTCActttttcttgttgttgttgcttacTCATTTTACTTCCTACACACTCTCATTATGCAACCATCATGACAGTTCTGCCTTGTTACAATTCAAAAACTCATTTTCAGTTAACACTTCGTCTCAACCTGATATTTGGTCTAGATGTTCCTCTTTTTCTTCCAGGACAGAATCTTGGAAAAACAATACAGATTGTTGCAAGTGGGATGGTGTCACGTGTGACACTGAGTCGGATTACGTGATTGGTTTGGACCTCAGTTGCAACAATTTGAAAGGTGAATTACATCCCAATAGCACTATCTTCCAGCTTAGACGCCTTCAACAACTTAATTTggcttttaataatttttcttggTCTTCAATACCTATTGGTGTCGGAGATTTAGTGAAACTCACACATCTAAATCTATCAAATTGTTACCTCAATGGTAATATTCCTTCCACAATCTCTCATTTGTCAAAATTAGTATCACTTGATCTTAGCAGTTACTGGTACGAACAAGTGGGATTGAAactcaattcattcatttggAAGAAACTCATTCATAATGCTACTAATTTAAGGGATCTTCATCTTAATGGAGTGAACATGTCTTCAATCGGAGAGAGCTCATTGTCAATGCTAAAGAATTTGTCATCCTCTTTGGTTTCTCTTAGTCTACGAAACACTGTGTTGCAAGGAAATATATCAAGTGACATCCTCTCTTTACCTAATCTTCAAAGATTGGATTTGTCATTTAATCAAAACCTTAGTGGTCAACTTCCAAAGTCCAACTGGAGCACTCCTCTAAGGTACTTAGACCTCTCTTACACTGCTTTCTCAGGTGAAATTCCTTATTCCATAGGTCAATTGAAGTATCTTACTCGATTAGATTTTTCATGGTGCAATTTTGATGGGATGGTTCCTCTATCTTTGTGGAACCTCACTCAACTAACATATTTGGATCTTTCAAATAATAAACTTAACG GGTTCATTGGTGAGTTCTCAACATATTCTTTGCAATCTTTGCATCTCTCTAATAACAACCTACAAGGTCATTTTCCAAATTCAATATTTCAACTCCAAAACCTTACCGAGTTATATTTGTCATCAACCAACTTGAGTGGTGTTGTGGATTTTcaccaattttcaaaattaaaaaaactatggCATCTCGTTCTTTCACACAATACTTTTCTTGCTATCAACACTGATAGCAGTGCTGACTCCATCTTACCCAACCTTGTTGACTTAGAATTATCTAATGCTAATATTAATAGTTTTCCTAAATTCCTAGCGCAACTACCAAATCTGCAATCGTTAGATCTctccaacaacaacattcatggGAAAATTCCCAAATGGTTTCATAAGAAGCTCTTAAACTCATGGAAGGACATTCAGGACTTAGACCTCAGTTTCAACAAGTTACAAGGAGATCTTCCAATTCCACCTTCTAGCATTGGATACTTTTCACTCTCAAACAACAACTTCACAGGAAATATTTCTTCAAC ATTCTGCAATGCAAGTTACCTGAATGTTCTCAATTTGGCTCACAACAATTTAACAGGTATGATTCCACAATGCCTGGGAACATTAACTTCTCTTAATGTATTGGATATGCAAATGAACAACCTCTATGGAAACATTCCTAGAACCTTTTCCAAAGAAAATGCATTTCAGACTATAAAGTTGAATGGAAACCAATTGGAAGGACCATTACCACAGTCTTTGTCTCACTGTTCATTTCTTGAAGTTTTGGACCTTGGTGACAACAACATAGAGGACACATTTCCAAATTGGCTAGAAACTCTACAAGAGTTACAAGTTCTAAGCTTACGATCAAATAATCTTCATGGTGCAATCACTTGTTCTAGCACCAAGCATTCATTTCCTAAGTTGAGAATTTTTGATGTTTCTATCAACAATTTTAGTGGGCCCTTGCCAACATCATGCATCAAGAACTTTCAAGGAATGATGAATGTGAATGACAGCCAAATTGGTTTGCAATACAAGGGTGACGGTTATTACTATAATGATTCTGTTGTGGTCACAGTGAAAGGTTTTTTCATTGAGCTAACAAGGATATTGACTGCTTTCACAACTATTGATTTATCAAATAACATGTTTGAAGGTGAAATTCCACAAGTCATTGGAGAATTAAATTCTCTCAAAGGACTTAACCTTTCAAACAATGGAATCACAGGTAGTATTCCACAATCTTTGGGTCATTTGAGAAAATTGGAGTGGTTGGACCTCTCATGTAACCAATTGACGGGAGAGATTCCTGTGGCTTTGACAAATTTGAACTTCCTCTCAGTCTTAAAACTTTCACAAAACCACCTTGAGGGAATCATACCTAAAGGTCAACAGTTTAATACGTTTGGAAATGATTCCTATGAAGGGAATACTATGTTATGTGGATTCCCATTGTCTAGATTATGCAAAAATGATGAAGATCTACCACCACATTCGACatctgaagatgaagaagaatcaGGATTTGGCTGGAAAGCTGTGGCAATTGGATATGGATGTGGGGCAATATCCGGGTTCCTCTTGGGATATAATGTATTCTTCTTCACTGGTAAACCTCAATGGCTTGTTAGAATTGTTGAAAACATGTTTAACATAAGACTGAAAAGAACAAACAACAGATACTGTGCAAATCGCAGAAGAATGAATTAA